The Candidatus Nanogingivalaceae bacterium DNA segment AATGTAAATCATCAGATATTGAAAACAATGCTGATATCTGTAAGCTTGCCGAAGAAGGTTCTGTTGTGCGAACTGAAAGTTCAATTGGCGTAAACGACCAAGGTCAAAATATTCTACGATTTGCTGTAAAGTTTAAGATTAACGAAGATGCTCTAAAATTCTCATCAAAAGATTTTGCAATCAAATCTCTTGGAAAGAAGAATGTTACAGACTCAACAGTTCAAATTCCTGCTGGAATCTTTACGCAAAGTTCAAAGAAAGACTCTGAAAAGGAGAACAAATAATGGGTGAAAATAAAGAAGTAGCTTTTTTGAAACGAAACGCTATCAATAAAGCGAATCAAACAATGTTTTTAGCTGTTGCTGGCGCAGCGTTGATTGCTGGCGCTTCAGTAGTTGGAATGGTTTACCTTTTCAGAATTTATAGCTTTAATACTAAAGTTTTGACTGAACAAGATAAAAGTATTTCAACAATTACACAAAATATTGATAACATTAATGATCTAAAGAAACGATTAGGATCTTTAGAGACTAACGAAAATCTAAATAAGAAAAATTTGAAATCAAATGCTGATGATGGCGGTTTGCGTGTTATTGCTGACGCGCTTCCAGATAGTGAAAATGCATCAGGGCTTGGTTCAGCTTTGCAAAAGAAGATTTTTTCTGACGGTGTAGTACTTGATTCATTTAATATTGAATCTTCAGATTCGAACAGTTTAAGCTCATCAAGCTCAGTGTCGACAAGCTCTTCTAGCGAAAGTAGTAGCATCCCAGATGGTGTAAAAGATATTCAATTTACAGCATCAATCTCTTCATCTTTCCCAAATGAAGGATCTCCAGAAGATATTAAAAACCGAGAAACTGCAGCTTATAACAATATAATTAATACTCTTCAGAAGATGGAAAAATCTATCCGTGCTATTAACGTTACAAGCTTTAAATTCGAACGATCAATAAATAAATTCACTATAACACTTAGTGCTAAGGCTTATTACTATCCTAAATATGTAATGACGCTGGATAGCAATAAAGTTAAGGCCGATGATGCTGCAAACCCAGCTACAACTACAAGTGGAACTGGCACGCAGACTAATTCAACAACAACATCTGGAGGATCAAAATAATGAAGAAAACTGATATCGCAATGATTGTTTTGATTGCCGGCATTAGCGTTCTTGTGTCATATCTTGTGATTAACTCGATTGCACAAGGTGGTTTTAGTGAACAAAGCTATGAAGTTAAAACAACCAAACCAATTTCTAAGGAATACGTTGAACCAAGCAATGAAATCTTTAATGATAACGCTGTTAATCCAACGGTTCAAGTTAATATTGGACAATAATTAAAAAAATAATAATTTTTTAGAAGGAATATAATGACATTACTAACCAATGATATTCAAGATAGGCTTGCAAAACTCCTTGTAGAAGAGGGGCTTGTTCAAGAATCTAAAATTGAGTTGGCTATTAAAGAGGCTGGTTTAAACAATCAGTCTCTAATGTCGTATATGATTGAACACAAACTTCTAGATAATGAAATTCTTGTTCATGCAACTTCTCATGTCTCTGGAATTCCATATGTAAATCTTGAGAATACAACAATTCCGCAAGAAACACTTGATTTAATAAATGTTGATATTGCGGAAAGAAATATGGCCGTGCCGATTGCGGAAGTACAGGGAAGAATTGCTGTGGCGATGCTTGATGCAACAAATATTCAGGCCGTCGATTATCTTTCGAGTTTAATTCAGCGTCCATTAAAAGTATTTATGGCGAGCCAAAACTCCATTAAGCATGTTTTGGATCAATATAAAACCGACCTTTCAGGCGTGGATGCTCTAGCTGAAAATGTTGACGCGCAAAAACAAGCCGAGGCGGAATCGAAACGTCAAGTTCAGACGATTGTTCAAGATTCACCAATCTCAAAAGCGTTAAATACGATTTTAGAATATGCGGTTCGTGCAAAAGCGTCCGATATTCACATCGAGCCACTCGAGAAATCTCTAAAAATTCGCTGTCGAATCGATGGCGTTCTGCGTGAGATAATGAATCTTCCGAAAGCGATTGAGCCAGCTTTGATTTCACGAATTAAAATTCTTTCGAATTTAAAGATCGATGAACACCGAATTCCGCAAGACGGTCAGTTTGCTGTGGCAGTTGGCGGAAAAGAAGTCGACCTTCGTATCGCTATCTCTCCAGTTGTTTGGGGTGAGCAGGTAGTGATTCGTTTGCTCGATAAAACAGGTAATTCATTTAATCTTGAAGATATGGGTTATGCTGGTCGAGCGCTTCGAACAATCCTAAAAGGAATCTCGGCACCAAATGGAATGGTTTTGACCTCTGGTCCAACAGGTTCTGGTAAGTCAACATCGCTTTACGCCTTGATTAAAAAAATTAAAGATGATTCGGTAAATATTATTACACTTGAAGATCCGGTTGAGTATAAGATGGATGGAGTTAATCAAATTCAGGTGAACGCCGAAGTTGGCCTAACTTTCGCTGCTGGTCTTCGTTCGATTTTGCGTCTTGACCCAGATATTGTGATGGTCGGAGAAATCCGTGACGGTGAGACTGCGAACCTAGCCGTACAAGCAGCACTTACGGGACACTTGGTTTTCTCGACATTGCACACTAACTCTGCTGCTGGAATTCTTCCGCGTTTGATTGATATGGGAATCGAACCCTTCTTAATTGCTTCGACGGTGAATACGATTATTGGTCAGCGTTTGGTACGTCGGGTTGCGCCAAAAAGAAACACTTACCAATCTTCGCCACTTCAAACACAAAGTATTATTGAAACCGTTGGCCATTTATTGCCAAAAACGCCAGAAGAAGTTGAGAGAGTTTCTGCCGATCTTGGTTATAAAAATCTACCGCTCGCAAATCAAAAATCTTATACTCTTGTGAAAGGTCGCGATACGCCACAAACACCGGGTGGATATCAAGGTCGTGCAGGTTTGTATGAGGTTATGGAGGTGACAGAAGAAATTCAGCAGCTGATCATCAAGCACGCAACTTCACATGAGGTTCAAAAAGTTGCGATGCAACAGGGAATGATTACGATGCGCCAAGACGGTTATCTCAAAGCATTAACAGGAATCACTACAATAGAAGAAGTAAACAGGGTTGCGTCTGATAGCGCATAAAAAAGGGGAGAAATATGAATCAAAATTTAAGAATTGAAATTTTACTTGAAGAAATCGTTCGAAAAAATGCGAGCGACCTTCATTTACAAGTTGGTTTGCCACCAATGATGCGTTTAGACGGTGTTTTGACGGCATTTCCAGGGTATAATCCGCTAAATGCTGAAGAGGTTGAACGGTTAGTTTTTGCTATTCTTGACGATGATCAACAAAAAATCTTGATCAAAGATAAAGAATTTGACTTTTCTTTCGCTTTTGGTGATCTTGGTCGTTTTCGTGTGAATGCTTTTCATGAGCGCGGAAATTTAGCAGCTTCATTGCGTTTGATTCCAAATCAAATTAAAACAATTGCTGAGCTAGGTATGCCACCAGTTATTCAATCTTTTGCGGATTTCCCACGAGGATTAGTTTTGGTTACAGGTCCAACAGGTTCTGGTAAGTCAACAACTTTGGCTGCATTGATCGATAAAATCAATAACGAAAAAGCTCAGCACATCATTACAATTGAAGACCCAATTGAATTTACGCACAAATCAAAACGCTCTGCAATTGTTCAGCGTGAAGTTCATTATGATACATATTCATTCTCGGCCGCACTTCGAAGTGCACTTCGTCAGGACCCGGATGTTGTTTTGATTGGTGAGATGCGTGATCTCGAAACTATTTCTGCAGCGATTACAATTGCTGAAACTGGACACTTAGTATTTGCAACTCTTCACACCAACTCCGCTTCGCAATCTATCGATCGTATGATCGACGTTTTCCCGCCACACCAACAACCTCAAATTCGTTCACAACTTGCAAACATTATTCAAGGAATTTGTGCTCAACGGCTTGTGCCTGCGATTGGCGGTGGTCGAGTTGTTGCGGCTGAAGTTATGGTTGCAAACCCTGCAATTCGAAATATTATTCGTGAAGGTAAATCTCACCAACTTGATACAATAATCCAAACTGGTGGAGATCAGGGAATGCAGACAATGGATCGTACGCTTGTTAAACTTGTGCAATCTGGTGTAGTAACTTATGATGATGCGCGTGAGTTCGCAGTTGATTTAGTTGAATTTGAAAGATTAATGAGAGGCTAAAATGAAAAAATTTTCTTACAAAGTAAAAGATAAAGTTACTGGAAAGATTGTTAAGGGTGAAATTTCGGCAGACAGCAAGCGCGCTGCCGGAAAAGCCTTGATTGATCAAGGGTATATTCTTCAAGATGATATCTATGAAGTTGGTCAAGAAAATCCGTTAAATCGATTTTTAAATCGAATTACAACTAAAGATAAAATTGTTTTCACTCGTCAGTTTGCCACTCTGATTGGTGCTGGTTTGCCACTAGCCCAAGCTCTTCGAACAATTTCAGAACAGACTGAAAATAAAAAAATGCGTTCAGTTATTGATGAAATTTTAGCTTCTGTTGAGAGTGGCTCGAGTTTGAAAGATGCTTTTTCGAAATTTCCAGAAGTGTTTGATAAGGTTTATCTTGCCTTGATTGCTGCCGGTGAAATGTCGGGAACGCTTGACGAATCTCTTCGCCGTATTGCAACACAACAAGAAAAAGATGCTGCAATGATGAGTAAAATTCGGGGAGCTTTAACTTATCCAATTATTGTGCTTGTAGTTATTGCGCTCGTGATGGCTTTCATGATGGTTCAAGTTGTGCCACAAGTTAAACAGCTCTATAAAGATATGCACCAAACTTTGCCAATGGCGACAGAAATCCTTATAGGTATTTCAGATTTTATGATTAATTTTTGGTGGCTTGTCATTATTATCGCTGGTATTGGTGGATACTTCTTCCGTCAATATCTTAAAACTGAACCAGGAATTAAATTCGCTGCGAACTTCAAATTGAATGTTCCGCTATTTAGTCCGCTTTTTCGAAAGCTTTATATGGCTCGATTTACGCGAACTGGCCAGCTTTTGCTTTCAACTGGCGTTCAAATGCTTGATATGTTGAATATTTGTGGCGATGCGATGAATAACGTTGTTGTTAAGAAAAGTGTTGATGACGCCGCTAAGCTCGTTCAGGGTGGTAAAAGTCTTTCTGAATCACTAAAAGGCAAGGATTACATCTTGGATATGGTTCCACAAATGATTAATATTGGTGAACAATCTGGTAAAATCGATGAAATGCTTGGCAAAACAGCTCAAGTTTATGAAGACGAACTAGACGAACAAATTAAAGCAATTTCAACTTTGATTGAACCTATCTTGATGGTTGTAATGGCATTAATGGCCGGTGGTTTGATTGGTGCAATCTTGTTCCCAATCTACTCATTGGTTACAAAAGTTTAATTTTCGAAAGGAAGAGAGTGGAGAATTTTCTATTAAGTTTATGTTTTGGGGCGCTCGGTACTGTTTTTGGCAGTTTTGCTGTAGCTCAAGTTTGGCGGTTACGTGCCAAGCAGCTTCAAGATGAAAAAGCTTCTGGCGAAAAAATCGACGCCGTCGAATGGAAAAAACTCCGCTCGCTCGTTTCGGTTAGCCCAAAAAATGATCGTTCGCATTGTTTAAATTGTGGCTATCAACTAAAATGGTATGATTTAATTCCGATTATCTCTTGGCTTTCACTTGGTGGAAAATGCCGTAAATGCCGCTCAAAAATTGGTGCAACTGAATTTTTAGCTGAAGTTTCAATGTTCGCGCTTTTTGTAATTATTTTCCTAGTTTTTAGTCCATTATCTGGTACAGGATTTTCGCTTTTTGGATTATTTAGGCTTTTGATTCTGTTTTTGGCGTTTATTCCGCTCGCAATTATGTTTATTTATGATGCAAAATGGTCGCTCCTACCGACTAAAGTTATTTGGATTTTTAATTTTCTTGCATTCATTTATTGGATAACAGCATTCGCTAACACCACAAATGGTTTTAATCTTTTCTCGATATTTAATATCGCAATCTCAATGGCGCTTTTTCCACTAGTTTATTTTGTGCTAGCCAAAATTTCGAAAGAAGAATGGGTTGGTGGTGGCGATTGGATTTTAGCGATCGGTTTGATTTTTCTTTTACCAAATCAGCCAATCTTTGCAATGCTTTTATTGTTCCTTTCGAATTTTGTCGGTTTAATTTTTGCGCTGCTCCAATCAATCCTGCAATTTAAAAAAGTTAAACGGGGAATAAGAATTCCTTTTGGCCCAGCTATGATTTTGGCTACATTGATTTTGTTAATCTTCCAGCAATTTTTATTAATTTTTACAAGTTTTATTATGTAAAATTAAAAAAGCTTATGGTATAATAGGAGTAATTATGAAAAACTTAAAGACGAAAAAAGCTTTTACAATTATTGAAGTAATGCTGGTTGTTAGCATTTCTGGTTTAATGTTGGTAACAATGCTAGTTGGTTGGAATGCTAATATTGAACGCCAACGCTATAACGATTCTGTGAACACTTTTAAATCAGATATTCAGGGAATTTTTAGCGATGTCGAAAATCAAACAAACGACAAAAACCAACGAATTAACTGTAACACAAACGGTGATAATATTAGCATTAGTAAGAGTGAAGGTAATAGTGGTGCATTAACTGGTGCAAGTGATTGTATTATCTTAGGTAAATATATCTCATTCTCTAGTGATGGAAATGCAACGAATGGCCAGGACACCTATCAGGTCTATGATGTCATTGGTAAAGATATTAATGTTAATCGAGATTGTAATAATAATGGTCCTTGCAATAATAACTTGGATGCTCTAAGAGCTACAAAGTTTGTTTTGGATGGGGGAATTAACCAAATTAATGGCCCTAAAAATATGGAACTTCAATGGCGTGCACAATTTAAGAATGTTACAGATAGTCGAGTAGGTATTTTAATCTTAAGGTCACCATTAGATAATTCAATTGTGGTTTTTGGTGCTTCGGGAACTATTAACAATACTACTCTTAATAATCCAAGAATTATCTTTAGTTTTCGAGATTTTAGTCTTAATCAAAGCTGGGTTGTTACTGATAGAAATACTATGAATATTTGCGTTCGACCTACTAGTGCGGGGTCTGGTGGATTTAACTTTTTTGGTGGTAGAAATAAGATTGTTAAAATTGGTTCTTCAGCTTCTTCAGTTGAAATTGCACCACTAGATGGACCAAACGGCTCTTCTTGTGGAAGCGATTTTAATGATGTAATAATTAATGGAGCGAAATTATAATGAAAACTCAAAAAGGTGATACACTAGTTGAAGTTCTTCTTGCTATGGCAGTTTTTGCTGTAGTAATGATGATTGGGCTATCAGCAATGAATAATGGAATGTCACGAGCTTTAGCAAGCTTGCAACTAACAATGGCACGCAACACAATGGATTCACAGGCCGAAGCTTTACGCTTTGCAAATGCAGCATATATTTCAGAATTTCGTTCCGACGGGGGAGCTGTAACTAGTGCGGCAGCTCGGGTTTGGCAAGAACAGCTAACTAAAGGAGCGAAAGGCGCAGCTACTCGACTTGCCGATTGTAAACGGGACGATGCGAATGCATTTGTGCTATCGCGTAGTGATTTATCTTATCATAGTAATGGGATAACAAATGCAGTAACCTATCCGCGAATAGCTTATGGAGATGATGCGGATTCAAACGCAATCACAAATTCAAATACTGATTATAAGAGGGCTGAAGGTATTTGGGTTGAAAAAGTTCATCTGGCTAATACAAATTATTATGATTTTCATATCCGTGCTTGTTGGTCTGCACCGGGAAGCAATGTTAATACAACACTTGGAACGATTGTGAGG contains these protein-coding regions:
- a CDS encoding prepilin-type N-terminal cleavage/methylation domain-containing protein, with product MKTQKGDTLVEVLLAMAVFAVVMMIGLSAMNNGMSRALASLQLTMARNTMDSQAEALRFANAAYISEFRSDGGAVTSAAARVWQEQLTKGAKGAATRLADCKRDDANAFVLSRSDLSYHSNGITNAVTYPRIAYGDDADSNAITNSNTDYKRAEGIWVEKVHLANTNYYDFHIRACWSAPGSNVNTTLGTIVRLYDPASK
- a CDS encoding GspE/PulE family protein, whose protein sequence is MTLLTNDIQDRLAKLLVEEGLVQESKIELAIKEAGLNNQSLMSYMIEHKLLDNEILVHATSHVSGIPYVNLENTTIPQETLDLINVDIAERNMAVPIAEVQGRIAVAMLDATNIQAVDYLSSLIQRPLKVFMASQNSIKHVLDQYKTDLSGVDALAENVDAQKQAEAESKRQVQTIVQDSPISKALNTILEYAVRAKASDIHIEPLEKSLKIRCRIDGVLREIMNLPKAIEPALISRIKILSNLKIDEHRIPQDGQFAVAVGGKEVDLRIAISPVVWGEQVVIRLLDKTGNSFNLEDMGYAGRALRTILKGISAPNGMVLTSGPTGSGKSTSLYALIKKIKDDSVNIITLEDPVEYKMDGVNQIQVNAEVGLTFAAGLRSILRLDPDIVMVGEIRDGETANLAVQAALTGHLVFSTLHTNSAAGILPRLIDMGIEPFLIASTVNTIIGQRLVRRVAPKRNTYQSSPLQTQSIIETVGHLLPKTPEEVERVSADLGYKNLPLANQKSYTLVKGRDTPQTPGGYQGRAGLYEVMEVTEEIQQLIIKHATSHEVQKVAMQQGMITMRQDGYLKALTGITTIEEVNRVASDSA
- a CDS encoding prepilin peptidase; translated protein: MENFLLSLCFGALGTVFGSFAVAQVWRLRAKQLQDEKASGEKIDAVEWKKLRSLVSVSPKNDRSHCLNCGYQLKWYDLIPIISWLSLGGKCRKCRSKIGATEFLAEVSMFALFVIIFLVFSPLSGTGFSLFGLFRLLILFLAFIPLAIMFIYDAKWSLLPTKVIWIFNFLAFIYWITAFANTTNGFNLFSIFNIAISMALFPLVYFVLAKISKEEWVGGGDWILAIGLIFLLPNQPIFAMLLLFLSNFVGLIFALLQSILQFKKVKRGIRIPFGPAMILATLILLIFQQFLLIFTSFIM
- a CDS encoding type II secretion system F family protein — translated: MKKFSYKVKDKVTGKIVKGEISADSKRAAGKALIDQGYILQDDIYEVGQENPLNRFLNRITTKDKIVFTRQFATLIGAGLPLAQALRTISEQTENKKMRSVIDEILASVESGSSLKDAFSKFPEVFDKVYLALIAAGEMSGTLDESLRRIATQQEKDAAMMSKIRGALTYPIIVLVVIALVMAFMMVQVVPQVKQLYKDMHQTLPMATEILIGISDFMINFWWLVIIIAGIGGYFFRQYLKTEPGIKFAANFKLNVPLFSPLFRKLYMARFTRTGQLLLSTGVQMLDMLNICGDAMNNVVVKKSVDDAAKLVQGGKSLSESLKGKDYILDMVPQMINIGEQSGKIDEMLGKTAQVYEDELDEQIKAISTLIEPILMVVMALMAGGLIGAILFPIYSLVTKV
- a CDS encoding type IV pilus twitching motility protein PilT, whose translation is MNQNLRIEILLEEIVRKNASDLHLQVGLPPMMRLDGVLTAFPGYNPLNAEEVERLVFAILDDDQQKILIKDKEFDFSFAFGDLGRFRVNAFHERGNLAASLRLIPNQIKTIAELGMPPVIQSFADFPRGLVLVTGPTGSGKSTTLAALIDKINNEKAQHIITIEDPIEFTHKSKRSAIVQREVHYDTYSFSAALRSALRQDPDVVLIGEMRDLETISAAITIAETGHLVFATLHTNSASQSIDRMIDVFPPHQQPQIRSQLANIIQGICAQRLVPAIGGGRVVAAEVMVANPAIRNIIREGKSHQLDTIIQTGGDQGMQTMDRTLVKLVQSGVVTYDDAREFAVDLVEFERLMRG